The Microbacterium oleivorans genome contains the following window.
GCGAGGCCGGTCGGCCGCGAACGCGGCCGGACGCGGTGCGCGGCGACAAGGCGTACTCGTCCCGCGCAATCCGCGGCCACCTCCGCTCGCGCGGGATCAAGGCCGTCATCCCGGAGCCGGACGACCAGAAGGGTCACCGCAAACGCCGCGGATCCCGCGGCGGCCGACCCGTCGGACTCGACGCCGTCGACTACAAGAACCGCAACGTGATCGAGCGGAACTACGCCCGCTTAAAGCAATGGAGAGGCCTCGCCACACGGTTCGACAAGCACGCCGTCAACTACCGCGCCGCCGTCGTCCTCAACACCGTCATCGCATGGACACGCGCTTTATCAGACACACCCTAGCTGTACTGACCCGGATCGTTGTTGACGTAGGAGAGACCTCCGGTGTCGAGTTGGAGCTGTCTAGTTCTGCAGCTCGAACACACGGAGGTCTCTCGTGTCCCACGGTAATGCCCGGCTGACTCCGGCCGGCAGGTTGGTCATGGTTCAACGCATCAGCTCGGGGCGTGCGGTCGCGCATGTCGCGTCCGAGATGGGGATCTCGCGCACGACCGCGTGGAGGTGGTGGCGACGGTTTCGTGAGCAGGGGCAGGCGGGCCTCATCGACCGCTCCAGCGTCGCTCATTCGCATCCTGCCCGAACCGGGCCCTGCGTGGAGACGAGGGTGCGGATCCTGCGGGCCCTGACCCGGCGCGGTCCGGTGTTCATCGCGCACCGACTCGGGATGCAAGCCTCGACAGTCGGTCGGGTGCTGCGCCGTCATCGGGTCGCTCTGCTGCGAGAGATGGGGACTGCTGCACGAGTAGGTGACATCTGATCTGGCTTGCCCGGAGGGTCGGCCTGGAAGGATGTTGCCGTGCCCAAGCCGTACCCGAGCGAGTTCCGTAACGACGTGGTCGTCCGCGTCGC
Protein-coding sequences here:
- a CDS encoding helix-turn-helix domain-containing protein translates to MVQRISSGRAVAHVASEMGISRTTAWRWWRRFREQGQAGLIDRSSVAHSHPARTGPCVETRVRILRALTRRGPVFIAHRLGMQASTVGRVLRRHRVALLREMGTAARVGDI